The following is a genomic window from Peromyscus leucopus breed LL Stock chromosome 12, UCI_PerLeu_2.1, whole genome shotgun sequence.
TTGTTCCACAACAAACCACACCAAATTTAATGGGTTAAAGTAAGAACTAaacggggcagtggtggtgcacacctttgatcccagcacttgggaggcagaggcaggcttggTCTAtagcccaggacagccagggctacacagagaaactctgtctcgaaaaaccaaaataaataaagtaagagCTATTACTTTTCATGTTCAGTGGTTTGGTTGGATGACTCTTCAGGGGCTGGATAGTCTACAGTACTTAGATGgccttgtttgttttatggaCTTTGTTTGGGATGACCAAATCCTATGTACCATGCTATGTCAGGCAAGCAAGTCCTGTGGTCCAAGTCAGACTTAGGGATGGAGAAATAGGCTCTACTTCTGTACTGGGAGAGCTATAAAATGTCGGGTTTTTTTCTACAACAtgtgttcatcacagcagtatTTACAATAACCCCCCAAATGGGGAGGAAATCACGTATAGATATAGAGGGCTTGTGGAATAACCCAAACATCCACACACTGGAACACTATGCAACACGTGCAAGTAACAGAAGAGAAACTGCCGTGTAACATTAAGAGAGGAAGgggtttttaaagtttcatttttataaaacaaaataaacaaatacacacatgcaagcacaggTCAAAAAAAGTCCAAAGGATGCAAACAAAATGTTCAGTGCGAATGTGCCCAATGATGATGCTACTTCCTTTTTTATAAACACTTACTTATTcattatatgtatgtttgcacatgccatagcacacatgtagGGGTCAGAAGGACAGCCTTGGgcgtctctccttccatcatggggACTGAaatcaggttgtcagtcttgacGGCACGgacctttacttactgagccgtCCAACAAGCCTGCTGTCGCTGTGTAACAACAGCTACAGTTTCTATGCACTTTACTCCTTAATTTAATCTTTATAGTCTAATAAAATATATCCCACTAATATAATTTCCCTGTCTTATAGATGAGAACCCCAAGATGCTGGGAAACTTAACAACTTGCCTCAAATCAAATAGTAAATATAAGGGAGGATCTGATCTAAACTTCACACTCATTAATCACCACACTAGTCTGTCGGAGTCCACTGATGTGTCGGGGCTCCAGTGTGATCCTTGGTAAATGTATTCTGTCATcggtggggttttgttgttgctgtttttccatGCTGGGGAACCAACCCACAGCCTTATACATATCATGCAAGCTGCTCAATCTCTGAGCGTCATCCCCAGCCCTTGCTTtctctgagacaggttctcaatatagtccaggctggccttgaactcattatgtatcccaggctgcttGAGATCTTCCTTctttagccttctgagtgctgggtacAAGAGTGTGCTACTATGCCCCAgggttttcaattttaaaaaaattcaaagtgcTATTATAATATTCCAAATTTTATCTCAGCAGGGATGAAGAACATCAAACTTTTGAGTAGAGGAACAGAATATAAGGAATTTTCCTCACACTTTGATAACTTAAGTAGAACTTATGTATATTCACTATTACAAAGTCTTTATAGTTCTACACTTGGATCTTTTGCTTAACTATGATCCACCATGCTCAGGGAGACAAGAATAGATTATTTAAGATTATTATTTAAGGTTTGGgaggttcaaggctagcctgatctatacaacaagttccaggccagtcaaggctacatagtgagaccttgtctcaaacaaaacaaaacagaagaatctAACCAGCTGAGTGTGGATGCACACCCATGTACTCCTGGAAACATTGGAGGCTAAGGCTAGGGGGCTTACCTGAGCTATATCACAAACTTTCAGGTTAgctttggctacacagcaagatctcctctaaaaaaaaaaaaatgagtgaacgAATTCCAGGTTAAATTATTATCCTTATCTCTCTCATTCTAGAGAAAAGAGATTTGCTTCTGTTCCCATCCAGTATCACCCTTGGCAAGAACCCCAGAGCTCCTTCAGCACTTTGGGTGTGGGGCTTCTCAGATCCTGAAACAAGGGAGTTTAGCTCAGGACCATTTCATCCACAAAACTGGCCTTACTGGGTAAGCTGTTTTCTCTGTATAGACTGGTGCACCAGCTCAGAGAGGTGTACATGCTCATTGGGGACGACAAAGGATACACAGCCAAGGTCTtgtgtggttttctttatttttctaaagctATGCAAGTAGAaatgattttttctttctcttctcatctcttgtcttctttttcttcttcttcttcttcttcttcttcttcttcttcttcttcttcttcttcttcttcttcttttctctctctctctctctctctctctctctctctctctctctctctctctctctctccccctccctctctctctttttctttctttcttttaggacagagtctcactgtgtagccctggctaacccagaactcacaatgtagactcAGCTAGTCTCATAGTCATAGGAATCAGGCCGGCTGAGTTCGGGATGAAAGGCCAGCACCACCagcctaaatttttttttaaaaaaccatgaTTATTGGGCcttaaattcaaggtcattcagAAAATGGCAGATTATGGATTGAAAGTCATTGCTGTGCAACTTCCAAGGGAGGGAGATATTCTGGGTTCTCTAGTCACCCCGAGTTAGATGTCAGGGACCTTCTCACCACAGGGGCCAGCTGGCGGCCCCCCTCCCAGCCACGAGGACAGAGTACAGGAGTGTTAGAAGGAACCTCTGGTCAGGCTGAGACCCAAAGGTAACAAACACCGAGGCAGTCCCGCACACCCCGACCTCACAGGCCCCATTCTGACAGCAGCTATCTCGGCAATTAACACCTGAATAAGCGGTGTTGAAGAAAGGAAAGCCAGCACCCAGCAGCCTCACTAGCTGCACGATTTGGCGGGACTAAAGGGAAGGCGTCTTGCTTGGGGCATGGACAGAACCAACAGCgtcattattatttttaccaGCCCTTCACTGTGAGTGAATGAGACACACCCTCCCTCCCAAGGCCAGTGATTGCGACAGAGCCCTCTCGCGCCAGATAGCTGGTGACGCTGCTACTGACTGCTAGCAGGGCAGAGGCGGGGTTTGGGGGGCGGTAAGAGGTACAGGGAAGTGTGCGTGTTCCGATCTGTGGTGGTGGGAGGCGAGGGGGGGGGAGAACTCTACCCCGGGCCCCAGCAACAAGGGCGGGGGACACCCTGTCCCTCCCTGGCTTACTAGCGCGCGCCCTGGGCTCAGGCACTCCGGGCTTCCCTGCGTCATCCGCAGCCAGGGCGCCCGCCGCGATGCTGCCATTCATTTCTCCCACACTGCCAGCTAGAGCGAGCCTCCAGGGCTGAGGGAACCGCGTGGAGCGACTGGCGCTTTGAGTCTGGATTTTTGGCGCCAACAGCGGGGCCAGGGTTTGTGGGGAGTCTACTCTGCTGCGCGCCACGGCTGCGGTGTTAAGATCCTTCCAAAAGGCCGCATCGCAGTGTCTGGGGAGAGGCCCAGTGGTACTCATACCGGGGCCAGGTATGGGGGCAGATAGGGACAGTCCAAACCCgacacacagaggccagatcAGACGCACAGACGTCGACTGACAGATGCAGGGACGGTCGAATACAAATTGACCGACTGCTGGAGACCTGCGAGCATCTAGGATGCAGGGACGCGCGCGCCAAGCACGGTGGCACCACCCCCAGGCCCGAGCTCTTCCCGCGCTCCGGCCCTTCCCCTGTCTTCACGCGTATTCCACCCTGTCTAGGCGCCTTTCAGAGTCCGGGCCGTGTCCACTGCCAGTCTGCCCGCCGCCTTCCGAGGCCCCGCCGCGCCCCCCTGCTTTTGGCGCTCGGCTCCCGGGCGCTCTCCCCTAGCCGCGGCGTCcgaccctcccctttctcccctaagccCTAGGCGACCCGCTCTCGGCTAGCCCTCCTCTGCACCGGCCGCTGCGGTCCCCCGGGGCCCACGTGGCGGCCATTCCGGGCCACACCGCGGGAACCTCCCACGGCGGCTCGCTCCACTCCAGGGATCACCGGGCTCGCTCGGACCGCTGGGCCCCGCCTCTTTCCGCTGGCCGGTGCCCGCCCCGCCTCCACCGCGCCCCGCCTGCCGTTCTCTGCCGCAGTCGGGCGCTCATCGTCATTCCGctctcgccgccgccgccgcccccgccccgcccccgcccggtccccgccgctgccgccgccgccgccgccgcctgcccAGCGGCCCGGGAGGCGGAGGCGCGGGGGAGGAGGCCCCGCTCGGCTCCGCAGTCCCGGATGCTGCATGACTTCATCCTTCCGCCGGCTCCCCTGCTGAGCTAGGGCCGGTCCGGCAGCTAGCCTCTGCCCGTGCCCCGCCGCAGTCCCCCAGCCCGCCCGGTGCCCGCCATGTCCGAGATCCTACCCTACGGCGAGGACAAGATGGGCCGCTTCGGCGCAGACCCCGAGGGCTCCGACCTCTCTTTCAGCTGCCGCCTGCAGGACACCAACTCCTTCTTCGCCGGCAACCAGGCCAAGCGGCCCCCCAAGCTGGGCCAGATCGGCCGAGCCAAGAGAGGTACGCGGCCCGGGCCCGGAGTCGCCGCCTGACCCAGAAACCCTTCGCTCGGCGTCCTCGGGCTGCCGTTCCCCGTCAAGTGGCAGCTGCTCTTGCCGCAGACCAGCGCAGCCAGCTGCGCACCCGCCCGGGGTGGGGAGGGTCCCTGCTGTGGAGTTGTCCCATTCTTTCCCTCTCCCGGGAATACAGTGTCCCGGATTCGAAGCTCGCCACTTCTGGAAAAAGAGCCCTGGCTCCCTGGTCGAGGGGGAGGGGCCGCTTAGGGTATTTGGGGCCGCTTGGCACTGGGAACGCAGGATGGTGGGCCGATTCCTCGGGCTGACATGAGTAGGTGGATGTTACTGGAGGGCAGGGAGGCCAAGGGTTCGGTTGTCTTGATCGTTTGCACGGGGAGGGTCGGACTCCCGGGTGCCAGTCTCAGGACAGGGATTCAGGTGGAGGAGAGGGTTACCCCAGGTGGCAGTTTCATCCGAGCCCAGTTTGAGGAGGGGTCTGTGTCGAAGGGAGAGGTTTCCGATCAGTTTAGGTGGAGGAAGGCTCAGGTGACGGGAGGGCTCGCACTGGGAGTCTTTGGAAGAGGGGTGTTCCcgcacagggaggaggaggaggaggaggtttggTAGCAGGCAGCAGGGTCCGCAGGAGAGTTCGGGTGGGGAGGGCATGGGTTTTCGAGTGGTGTCGCGGGAACATAGGCGGTAGAGAGTAGATCTG
Proteins encoded in this region:
- the Camk2n2 gene encoding calcium/calmodulin-dependent protein kinase II inhibitor 2, whose product is MSEILPYGEDKMGRFGADPEGSDLSFSCRLQDTNSFFAGNQAKRPPKLGQIGRAKRVVIEDDRIDDVLKGMGEKPPSGV